From the genome of bacterium, one region includes:
- a CDS encoding N-6 DNA methylase: MEEIKKELKALISKYYSQYYSQGNKDISEADVRANYVDKLFLILGWNVYNTLGQDNRYNREKYIRPTTPFDKAGFVDIGLELETEPIIFIETKRFDKILSKSDRQEKYIDRTSDEKQAFRYARTCKIPWAILTNFQRLYLFNVDKEQLILSFDSPSEYLERLDELLLLSKDKVKTKSLEWWEAQLHREEIDYSFLKFLHSWRLRLAQNIYDHNKNNPALVKSDGSFDFEILMDVVQRILSRLLVIQCADDKEVLLQHSLLESMLNEFLQKGAYAKETSLFDALIDLSMMMDKHHNTSIFAPGHLCEQVFISNQTLADIICELCRISFRKFTSDILGATYESYLGYRFTLENGKIKAEIKSEVRRSAGVYYTPPFIVHYIVHQTLGKYLQGKTIDEIKDLKILDPACGSGSFLICAFDILSKFYEEENERIEKLQVETMEKYFKKHGQSSLGFELQQLPQKVLDYPRKILCEHLYGVDIDSAAAEIATINLILKAFEKMSGKQKLPYLLNQNIKVGNSLISAEPTDVSEDKIQSLISLRAKLKNGQENKEILDSIKEISDELNIKLNEPLNKYFEHHQTNKIFNWQIEFPEVEGFDIVIGNPPYVNVENLPTDERMFYMKNYTTAVKRFDIYIGMMERGINLLKEGGKLGFIIPYPFLTQNYAQHLRKYLLENTSILTIVDLKKYRIFQDAVVRNIIIICQKGKMPDHTIQIILPQKDPKIENEITDGVLEVKQSVYEHTPDNMFRLELNGKTLGIIDKIKAKSLYLGDIAAVSWGVRGVPIEKFHLNEPINKHCKKMIKGENVSRYLIDSAGKWFLYDKEKLYRPSLPELFENEKLVISEVTGKKGLIACFDNERFYTDHSLSCCVLKHKLCAIEQSVLRKHKIYIKEDEIQTSKNYDLKYLLGFINSKLINFYFYLMLGYELNVYPESIEQIPIYKIDFDNQDSKAVYDELVKLVDEILNLHKQRNLTLKRFDQLINNYPDYEALSLKDAYYSKAGYSKYIEKKAGISAQTEAQITGIKIYEENESIIFKVDSEPKIHTPVLELIIKDENLRLFIFYTINKFLKEKRKKKKWGDGIVVDIILTNLITLVYKTSAKLHSVEYNLDRINLMMNEFRAKVSNPHLTKIDMEIERIDDQIDSLIYKLYNLGEEEIKIIGNYSATD, from the coding sequence CGGGCAAATTATGTTGATAAGTTATTCTTAATACTTGGCTGGAATGTCTATAATACTTTAGGTCAGGATAATAGATATAATCGAGAAAAATATATTCGACCAACAACGCCGTTTGATAAAGCAGGATTTGTGGATATTGGGTTAGAACTGGAGACAGAACCGATTATTTTTATTGAAACGAAAAGATTTGATAAAATCCTGTCTAAATCAGACCGCCAGGAAAAATATATCGATAGAACCTCAGATGAAAAACAAGCCTTTCGATATGCCCGGACTTGTAAAATTCCCTGGGCTATCCTGACCAATTTCCAACGACTTTATCTTTTTAATGTTGATAAAGAGCAATTAATCCTTTCCTTTGATTCACCTTCTGAATACCTTGAGAGATTAGATGAATTATTACTTTTATCTAAAGATAAGGTTAAGACAAAATCCTTGGAATGGTGGGAGGCTCAATTACATAGAGAAGAAATAGATTATTCATTCTTAAAATTTCTACACTCCTGGAGACTTAGATTAGCCCAAAATATTTATGACCACAATAAGAATAATCCTGCCCTGGTAAAATCAGATGGAAGTTTTGACTTTGAAATACTGATGGATGTTGTTCAGCGGATATTGAGTCGGCTTTTAGTTATTCAATGTGCAGATGACAAAGAGGTCCTTCTTCAGCATAGCCTTTTAGAATCAATGTTAAATGAGTTTTTGCAAAAGGGAGCCTATGCGAAAGAAACCTCTCTTTTTGATGCCTTGATTGATTTATCAATGATGATGGATAAACATCATAATACCTCTATCTTTGCCCCAGGACATCTTTGTGAGCAAGTATTTATCTCAAACCAAACATTAGCCGATATAATCTGTGAACTTTGTCGTATCAGCTTTCGTAAATTTACCTCTGATATTTTAGGAGCAACTTATGAAAGTTATTTAGGTTATAGATTTACCCTTGAAAATGGTAAGATAAAGGCAGAGATAAAGTCAGAAGTGCGTCGGTCTGCAGGGGTTTATTATACACCACCATTTATCGTCCATTATATTGTTCACCAGACATTAGGAAAATATTTACAAGGTAAGACGATTGATGAAATAAAAGACCTTAAAATTTTAGACCCTGCCTGTGGCTCCGGGTCATTTCTGATTTGTGCCTTTGATATCTTAAGTAAGTTTTATGAAGAGGAAAATGAGCGAATAGAGAAACTCCAGGTAGAAACAATGGAGAAATACTTTAAAAAACATGGACAAAGTAGTCTGGGTTTTGAATTACAACAATTACCTCAAAAGGTATTAGACTATCCTCGCAAGATTCTCTGTGAGCATTTATACGGTGTGGACATCGATTCGGCTGCCGCAGAAATAGCAACTATAAATTTAATCTTAAAGGCTTTTGAGAAAATGTCTGGAAAACAAAAATTACCTTATCTCCTTAATCAAAATATTAAAGTCGGTAATTCACTTATTTCGGCAGAACCTACGGATGTATCTGAAGATAAAATACAATCACTTATTAGCCTGCGGGCAAAACTTAAAAATGGGCAAGAAAATAAAGAAATCCTTGATTCAATCAAGGAAATTAGTGATGAATTAAATATAAAACTAAATGAGCCATTAAATAAATACTTCGAACATCACCAGACCAATAAGATATTTAACTGGCAAATAGAATTCCCAGAGGTAGAAGGTTTTGATATAGTTATTGGCAATCCACCTTATGTCAATGTAGAAAACCTGCCAACCGATGAGCGAATGTTTTATATGAAAAATTATACCACCGCTGTCAAAAGATTTGATATCTACATTGGGATGATGGAACGAGGAATAAATTTACTTAAAGAAGGTGGCAAATTGGGCTTTATCATTCCATATCCATTTTTAACTCAAAATTATGCTCAGCACTTGCGAAAATATTTACTGGAAAATACCTCAATCCTGACCATTGTTGATTTAAAAAAATATCGTATATTCCAGGATGCAGTGGTGCGAAATATCATTATCATTTGTCAAAAAGGAAAGATGCCTGACCATACTATCCAGATTATTCTCCCTCAAAAAGACCCTAAAATAGAGAACGAAATAACTGATGGGGTGCTTGAAGTTAAACAATCTGTTTATGAACATACCCCTGACAATATGTTTAGATTGGAATTAAATGGAAAGACTTTGGGCATTATTGATAAGATTAAAGCCAAAAGCCTTTATCTTGGCGATATAGCCGCCGTTTCCTGGGGCGTAAGAGGTGTGCCCATAGAGAAATTTCACTTAAATGAACCAATCAATAAACATTGTAAAAAAATGATTAAAGGAGAAAATGTCAGCAGATACTTGATAGATTCGGCAGGCAAATGGTTTTTGTATGATAAGGAAAAACTCTACCGCCCATCATTGCCGGAATTGTTTGAAAATGAAAAATTAGTCATAAGTGAAGTAACAGGGAAGAAAGGGCTTATTGCTTGTTTTGATAATGAAAGGTTTTATACTGACCATTCCCTTTCTTGTTGTGTCCTAAAACATAAATTATGTGCCATTGAGCAGAGTGTATTACGAAAACATAAGATTTATATTAAAGAAGATGAAATACAAACATCTAAAAACTATGACCTGAAGTATCTATTAGGATTTATCAATTCAAAATTAATTAACTTCTATTTCTATTTGATGCTTGGTTATGAACTAAATGTCTATCCCGAAAGTATTGAACAAATACCTATCTATAAAATTGACTTTGATAATCAGGACTCAAAGGCGGTGTATGATGAGTTGGTTAAGTTAGTTGATGAGATACTTAATCTTCATAAGCAAAGAAATCTGACGCTAAAGAGATTTGACCAATTAATCAACAATTATCCGGATTATGAAGCACTATCTTTAAAAGATGCCTATTATAGTAAGGCTGGGTATAGTAAATATATTGAGAAGAAAGCGGGTATCTCTGCCCAAACAGAAGCTCAAATTACTGGCATAAAGATTTATGAAGAGAATGAGTCAATTATATTTAAGGTTGATAGTGAACCGAAAATCCATACCCCTGTTTTAGAATTAATCATTAAAGACGAAAATTTGAGATTATTCATTTTCTATACCATCAATAAATTCTTAAAGGAAAAAAGGAAAAAGAAAAAGTGGGGAGATGGCATAGTGGTTGATATTATCTTAACTAACCTTATCACTTTAGTCTATAAAACCTCTGCCAAACTTCATTCAGTAGAATATAACCTTGATAGGATTAATCTGATGATGAATGAATTCAGGGCAAAAGTGTCCAATCCCCATCTAACTAAAATTGACATGGAAATAGAAAGGATAGATGACCAAATTGACAGTTTGATTTATAAGTTGTATAATTTAGGGGAGGAGGAGATAAAAATAATTGGTAACTATTCAGCCACTGATTGA